Proteins found in one Streptomyces sp. NBC_00461 genomic segment:
- a CDS encoding LacI family DNA-binding transcriptional regulator, producing MVKITDVARHAGVSPSTVSYALSGKRPISEETRQRVEEAIRELGYRPHAGARALASSRSNVLALVIPLRAGIHVPVVMQFAMSVVTTARKHDHDVLLLTQEEGEDGLRRVADTALVDALIVMDVQLREPRLPLLRSLERPSVLIGFPADSEGLTCIDLDFKAAGEACVEHLARLGHRVVALVGSPPEVYVRQTAFAQRVVQGFTAAADRSRLSSSVYPCEASPAAARLVAEQLLCEHPALTGVVVHNEPLLEPLIEAFEQLGLRVPGDLSVTAICPDELAESVRVPVTSVAVPSAEVGERAVELLMKKLGGSAVPEATLLPPRLTERASTAPRNA from the coding sequence ATGGTGAAGATCACCGATGTGGCGCGGCACGCCGGTGTCTCCCCCAGCACCGTCTCCTACGCGCTCAGCGGCAAGCGCCCGATCTCCGAGGAGACCCGGCAGCGGGTCGAGGAGGCCATCCGCGAGCTGGGCTACCGGCCGCACGCGGGCGCCCGCGCCCTGGCCAGCAGCCGGTCGAACGTCCTGGCGCTCGTGATCCCCTTACGGGCGGGCATCCACGTCCCGGTGGTGATGCAGTTCGCGATGTCGGTGGTGACGACGGCCCGCAAGCACGACCACGACGTACTGCTGCTGACGCAGGAGGAGGGCGAGGACGGGCTGCGGCGGGTGGCGGACACGGCGCTGGTGGACGCGCTGATCGTGATGGACGTGCAACTCCGGGAGCCGCGCCTGCCGTTGCTGCGCTCGCTGGAACGGCCGTCCGTGCTGATCGGTTTCCCGGCCGACTCCGAGGGCCTGACCTGCATCGACCTCGACTTCAAGGCGGCCGGTGAGGCATGCGTGGAGCATCTGGCGCGGCTCGGGCACCGGGTGGTGGCGCTGGTCGGTTCGCCGCCGGAGGTGTACGTGCGGCAGACCGCGTTCGCCCAGCGGGTGGTCCAGGGCTTCACGGCCGCCGCCGACCGCAGCAGGCTCTCCTCCTCCGTGTACCCCTGCGAGGCCTCGCCCGCGGCCGCCCGCCTGGTGGCCGAGCAACTCCTGTGCGAACACCCGGCGTTGACGGGAGTGGTCGTCCACAACGAGCCGCTCCTCGAACCGCTGATCGAGGCCTTCGAGCAGCTTGGCCTGCGCGTCCCCGGCGACCTCTCCGTCACCGCCATCTGCCCCGACGAACTCGCCGAGTCCGTCCGTGTCCCCGTCACCTCCGTCGCCGTGCCGTCCGCCGAGGTGGGCGAGCGAGCGGTGGAGCTCCTGATGAAGAAGCTGGGCGGCAGCGCCGTACCCGAGGCCACGCTGCTCCCGCCGCGGCTGACGGAGCGAGCGAGCACCGCGCCGCGCAACGCCTGA
- the ftsE gene encoding cell division ATP-binding protein FtsE: MIRFDNVSKVYPKQTRPALRDVSLEVEKGEFVFLVGSSGSGKSTFLRLVLREERTSHGQVHVLGKDLARLSNWKVPQMRRQLGTVFQDFRLLPNKTVAENVAFAQEVIGKSRGEIRKSVPQVLDLVGLGGKEDRMPGELSGGEQQRVAIARAFVNRPKLLIADEPTGNLDPQTSVGIMKLLDRINRTGTTVLMATHDQNIVDQMRKRVIELEKGRLVRDQARGVYGYQH; the protein is encoded by the coding sequence GTGATCCGATTCGACAACGTCTCCAAGGTCTACCCCAAGCAGACCCGCCCCGCACTCAGGGATGTCTCCCTGGAAGTGGAGAAGGGCGAGTTCGTGTTCCTCGTGGGGTCCTCCGGCTCCGGAAAGTCCACCTTCCTGCGGCTGGTCCTCCGCGAGGAGCGGACCAGCCACGGTCAGGTGCACGTCCTGGGCAAGGACCTCGCGCGCCTCTCCAACTGGAAGGTGCCGCAGATGCGGCGCCAGTTGGGGACGGTGTTCCAGGACTTCCGGCTGCTGCCGAACAAGACGGTGGCGGAGAACGTCGCCTTCGCGCAGGAGGTCATCGGCAAGTCGCGCGGCGAGATCCGCAAGTCCGTTCCCCAGGTGCTCGACCTCGTCGGGCTGGGCGGGAAAGAGGACCGGATGCCCGGTGAGCTCTCCGGTGGTGAGCAGCAGCGTGTGGCCATCGCGCGCGCCTTCGTGAACCGGCCCAAACTGCTCATCGCCGACGAGCCCACCGGCAACCTCGACCCGCAGACCTCCGTCGGCATCATGAAGCTGCTCGACCGGATCAACAGGACGGGCACGACCGTGCTGATGGCGACGCACGACCAGAACATCGTGGACCAGATGCGCAAGCGCGTCATCGAGCTGGAGAAGGGCCGCCTCGTCCGCGACCAGGCACGCGGCGTCTACGGCTACCAGCACTGA
- a CDS encoding S41 family peptidase produces the protein MSGRDLLCQPRRIRRGAALTLVFASVLVAGAATGSFSESDRKSASGTARSAVPAGHHEDVAKAAEEAMADGKSPMEAAERAVSRSGDRWGAVYSQGDYEEFEEALDGQYTGVGLWARRERDGRIEVTKVAAGSPAAAAGLHPGDRLRSVDGERVDGQPVTEVVSLLRGDATDAPAGTAVRLGLQRGTRAWTETLRRALLSTDSVTVRRLADGVTVIKIAAFTKGSGDVVGTAVRQAPAGAGIVLDLRGNSGGLVTEAVTTASAFLDGGLVATYDVNGEQQALHADPGADTTRPLVALVDGGTMSAAELLTGALQDRGRAVVVGSRTFGKGSVQMPSRLPGGSVAELTVGHYRTPSGRSVDGRGITPDLDVEQADGPGALQRAETVLSGLGDAD, from the coding sequence ATGTCCGGCCGAGACCTGTTGTGCCAGCCCCGCCGTATCCGCCGCGGGGCCGCCCTGACATTGGTCTTCGCGAGCGTGCTCGTGGCCGGCGCGGCGACCGGCTCCTTTTCCGAGTCCGACCGGAAATCCGCGTCCGGCACGGCCCGTTCGGCCGTCCCCGCGGGGCATCACGAGGACGTGGCCAAGGCGGCCGAGGAAGCCATGGCCGACGGCAAGTCCCCCATGGAGGCCGCGGAACGCGCGGTCAGCCGCAGCGGCGACCGCTGGGGAGCCGTCTACTCCCAGGGTGACTACGAGGAGTTCGAGGAGGCCCTCGACGGCCAGTACACCGGCGTCGGCCTGTGGGCGCGACGCGAGCGGGACGGCCGTATCGAGGTGACCAAGGTGGCCGCCGGCTCGCCCGCGGCCGCCGCCGGGCTCCACCCGGGCGACCGGCTGCGCAGCGTCGACGGCGAGCGGGTCGACGGTCAGCCCGTCACCGAGGTCGTCTCCTTGCTGCGCGGTGACGCCACCGACGCGCCCGCCGGTACGGCGGTGCGGCTCGGCCTGCAGCGCGGCACGCGCGCGTGGACCGAGACCCTGCGCCGGGCCCTGCTGTCCACGGACTCGGTCACCGTCCGAAGGCTCGCCGACGGGGTCACGGTCATCAAGATCGCCGCGTTCACCAAGGGCTCCGGCGATGTCGTGGGCACCGCCGTGCGGCAGGCCCCGGCCGGCGCCGGCATCGTCCTCGACCTGCGCGGCAACTCCGGCGGCCTGGTCACCGAGGCCGTGACCACGGCCTCCGCCTTCCTCGACGGCGGTCTCGTCGCCACCTACGACGTCAACGGCGAACAGCAGGCCCTGCACGCCGATCCCGGCGCCGACACCACCAGACCTCTGGTCGCGCTCGTCGACGGCGGCACGATGAGCGCGGCCGAGCTCCTCACCGGCGCCCTGCAGGACCGCGGCCGTGCGGTCGTCGTGGGCTCGCGCACCTTCGGCAAGGGCTCCGTGCAGATGCCGAGCCGGCTGCCGGGCGGCTCCGTGGCCGAGCTGACCGTCGGGCACTACCGCACCCCGTCGGGCCGCAGCGTCGACGGCAGGGGCATCACGCCGGACCTGGACGTGGAGCAGGCCGACGGGCCGGGCGCCCTCCAGCGGGCCGAGACCGTGCTCAGCGGCCTGGGCGACGCGGACTGA
- the ftsX gene encoding permease-like cell division protein FtsX: protein MRAQFVLSEIGVGLRRNLTMTFAVIVSVALSLALFGGSLLMSDQVTTMKGYWYDKVNVSIFLCNKSDATSDPHCAKGAVTEDQKKDILGDLDKMTSVVQKVTYESQDAAYKHYKQQFGDSPLASSLTPDQMQESYRIKLKDPEKYQVVATAFDGRDGVQSVQDQKGILDNLFGLLNGMNWAARAVMALMLVVALMLIVNTVRVSAFSRRRETGIMRLVGASGFYIQAPFIMEAAVAGLIGGTVACGFLVVARYFIIDHGLDLSHKLNLINFIGWDAVLTKLPLILATSLLMPALAAFFALRKYLKV, encoded by the coding sequence ATGCGCGCCCAGTTCGTACTCTCCGAGATCGGTGTCGGTCTCCGCCGCAACCTGACCATGACCTTCGCGGTCATCGTCTCCGTCGCCCTGTCGCTCGCCCTGTTCGGTGGTTCGCTCCTGATGAGCGACCAGGTCACCACGATGAAGGGCTACTGGTACGACAAGGTCAACGTCTCGATCTTCCTCTGCAACAAGAGCGACGCCACGTCCGATCCCCACTGCGCCAAGGGCGCGGTGACCGAGGACCAGAAGAAGGACATCCTCGGCGACCTGGACAAGATGACGTCGGTCGTCCAGAAGGTGACCTACGAGTCGCAGGACGCCGCTTACAAGCACTACAAGCAGCAGTTCGGCGACTCCCCGCTGGCCAGCTCCCTCACGCCGGACCAGATGCAGGAGTCGTACCGGATCAAGCTGAAGGACCCGGAGAAGTACCAGGTCGTCGCGACCGCCTTCGACGGGCGCGACGGCGTGCAGTCCGTGCAGGACCAGAAGGGGATCCTCGACAACCTCTTCGGGCTGCTGAACGGCATGAACTGGGCCGCCCGGGCCGTCATGGCGCTGATGCTCGTCGTCGCGCTGATGCTGATCGTCAACACCGTGCGCGTGTCCGCGTTCAGCCGCCGCCGGGAGACCGGGATCATGCGGCTGGTCGGCGCCTCCGGGTTCTACATCCAGGCGCCGTTCATCATGGAGGCGGCGGTCGCCGGGCTGATCGGCGGGACGGTCGCCTGTGGATTCCTGGTGGTCGCGCGGTACTTCATCATCGACCACGGCCTGGACCTGTCCCACAAGCTGAATCTGATCAACTTCATCGGCTGGGACGCCGTTCTGACCAAGCTGCCGCTCATCCTCGCCACCAGCCTGCTGATGCCCGCGCTGGCCGCGTTCTTCGCGTTGCGCAAGTACCTGAAGGTGTGA
- the yicI gene encoding alpha-xylosidase, with the protein MKFTDGYWLLREGVTAAHPVEVLDVTATGGGSLDIHAPTRPIRHRGDLLKGPVVTISAHTPMPDVIGLTFTHFEGEQPRGPEFDLAAEEFTPQVGYDDEHATLTSGALSVRVARTGSWHVDFLADGRILTSSGPKGMGILRNAEGAHYLREQLGLGVGHSVYGLGERFGPLVKNGQVVDIWNADGGTATEQAYKNVPFYLTDAGYGVFVDHPGKVSFEVGSEAVSRVQFSAETQELTYYVIYGPSPKEILRKYTALTGRPALPPAWSFGLWLSTSFTTSYDEETVTSFIEGMRERELPLSVFHFDCFWMREFNWCDFRWDPRVFPDPEGMLTRLKERGLHVCVWINPYIAQRSPLFAEGKALGHLLKRPDGSVWQWDMWQPGMALVDFTSPGARDWYASKLEALLAQGVDCFKTDFGERVPVDVAWSDGSDPERMHNYYTYLYNRTVFDVLRKHRGEGEAVLFARSATTGSQKFPVHWGGDCEATYESMAESLRGGLSLGLSGFGYWSHDIGGFEGTPTPALFKRWLAFGLLSSHSRLHGSSSYRVPWLFDEESVDVLRQFTRLKLQLMPYLYEAARTAHAEGVPMMRAMVLEFPDDPGCAHLERQYMLGPDLLVAPVFGDEGDVSYYVPEGTWTHFLSGQTVTGPRWVRERHGFLSVPLLVRPGTVIPVGSVADRPDYDHADGVTLRAYGLERGAQVTVPVGDVTFTVVREGDTLRASCSEPVAEWGLAVGERTARAQAGTGFLSLEPDRW; encoded by the coding sequence GTGAAGTTCACCGATGGTTACTGGCTGCTGCGCGAGGGCGTCACCGCGGCCCACCCCGTCGAGGTCCTCGACGTCACCGCCACTGGGGGAGGCTCACTGGACATCCATGCGCCGACCCGGCCCATCCGCCACCGCGGCGACCTGCTGAAGGGACCGGTCGTGACGATCAGCGCGCACACCCCGATGCCCGACGTCATCGGCCTCACCTTCACCCACTTCGAGGGCGAGCAGCCGCGCGGCCCCGAATTCGACCTCGCCGCCGAGGAGTTCACCCCCCAGGTGGGGTACGACGACGAGCACGCGACCCTCACCTCCGGCGCCCTGTCGGTCCGGGTGGCCCGCACCGGCTCCTGGCACGTCGACTTCCTCGCGGACGGCCGCATCCTCACCTCCAGCGGCCCCAAGGGCATGGGCATCCTGCGCAACGCGGAGGGGGCGCACTACCTGCGGGAGCAGCTGGGCCTAGGGGTCGGCCACTCCGTCTACGGCCTCGGCGAGCGCTTCGGCCCGCTGGTCAAGAACGGCCAGGTCGTCGACATCTGGAACGCCGACGGCGGCACGGCCACCGAACAGGCCTACAAGAACGTCCCGTTCTATCTGACCGACGCGGGTTACGGCGTCTTCGTCGACCACCCGGGCAAGGTGTCCTTCGAGGTCGGCTCGGAGGCGGTGTCCCGGGTCCAGTTCAGCGCGGAAACACAGGAGTTGACGTACTACGTCATCTACGGCCCGAGCCCCAAGGAGATCCTCCGCAAGTACACGGCCCTCACCGGCCGCCCGGCGCTTCCCCCCGCCTGGTCCTTCGGCCTGTGGCTGTCGACGTCCTTCACGACGTCGTACGACGAGGAGACGGTGACGTCCTTCATCGAGGGCATGCGGGAACGCGAACTGCCGCTCTCCGTCTTCCACTTCGACTGCTTCTGGATGCGCGAGTTCAACTGGTGCGACTTCCGGTGGGACCCTCGGGTCTTCCCCGACCCGGAGGGCATGCTGACGCGGCTCAAGGAACGCGGACTGCACGTCTGCGTCTGGATCAACCCGTACATCGCGCAGCGCTCGCCCCTGTTCGCGGAGGGCAAGGCGCTCGGTCATCTGCTGAAGCGGCCGGACGGCAGTGTCTGGCAGTGGGACATGTGGCAGCCGGGCATGGCGCTGGTCGACTTCACCAGTCCTGGCGCCCGCGACTGGTACGCCTCGAAGCTGGAGGCGCTGCTCGCGCAGGGCGTCGACTGCTTCAAGACCGACTTCGGCGAGCGGGTGCCGGTCGACGTGGCGTGGTCCGACGGCTCCGACCCGGAGCGGATGCACAACTACTACACGTACCTCTACAACCGCACCGTCTTCGACGTGCTGCGCAAGCACCGCGGCGAGGGTGAGGCCGTGCTCTTCGCACGCTCGGCGACGACCGGGAGCCAGAAGTTCCCGGTGCACTGGGGCGGCGACTGCGAGGCGACCTACGAGTCGATGGCCGAGTCGCTGCGCGGCGGACTCTCGCTGGGCCTGTCCGGCTTCGGCTACTGGAGCCACGACATCGGCGGCTTCGAGGGAACCCCGACACCGGCGCTGTTCAAGCGCTGGCTGGCCTTCGGGCTCCTCTCCTCCCACAGCCGCCTGCACGGCAGCTCCTCCTACCGCGTCCCGTGGCTGTTCGACGAGGAATCCGTCGACGTGCTGCGGCAGTTCACCCGACTGAAACTGCAGCTGATGCCCTACCTCTACGAGGCCGCACGCACCGCCCACGCCGAGGGCGTGCCGATGATGCGGGCGATGGTGCTGGAGTTCCCGGACGATCCGGGATGCGCACATCTTGAGCGGCAGTACATGCTCGGGCCGGATCTGCTGGTCGCCCCGGTGTTCGGCGACGAAGGGGATGTGTCCTACTACGTGCCCGAGGGCACCTGGACGCACTTCCTGAGCGGGCAGACGGTGACCGGGCCGCGCTGGGTGCGCGAGCGGCACGGCTTCCTGAGCGTGCCCCTGCTGGTACGGCCGGGGACGGTGATCCCGGTGGGTTCGGTGGCCGACCGGCCGGACTACGACCATGCCGACGGGGTCACCCTGCGGGCGTACGGCCTGGAGCGGGGCGCGCAGGTGACGGTGCCGGTGGGGGACGTGACCTTCACCGTCGTACGCGAAGGGGACACGCTACGGGCCTCGTGCAGTGAGCCGGTGGCGGAGTGGGGTCTGGCGGTCGGGGAGCGGACGGCGCGGGCGCAGGCGGGTACCGGATTCCTCTCCCTGGAGCCGGACCGATGGTGA
- a CDS encoding extracellular catalytic domain type 1 short-chain-length polyhydroxyalkanoate depolymerase: MTQTRAARHRTVLATLLIALIAAVLTPARAEAASLQEVTGFGSNPGALRMFRYVPDGLPAGRPVVVALHGCTQDASGYGTGSGWLQLADRWGFSVVLPQQQSANNASNCFDWFQSGDIERGQGEAASVAQMVDRQLADVGGDTSRVYVTGLSAGGGMTAVMMADYPEKFAAGGIVAGLPYGCAQAAGSPYVCMYVGATQTAKQWGDRVRAARPGYGGPWPTLTVFQGTADYTVKPVNMTDLMKQWTDVHGADQAADVSDTVSGYPHQVFRDPAGKAVVETYSITGMGHGQPVDPGSGTAQCGAAGAYLLDVNLCAAYRLGLAWGLSAG; this comes from the coding sequence ATGACACAGACCAGAGCCGCACGCCACCGCACAGTCCTCGCGACCCTCCTGATCGCCCTGATCGCCGCCGTGCTCACCCCGGCCCGGGCGGAGGCCGCCTCCCTCCAGGAAGTCACCGGCTTCGGCTCCAACCCCGGTGCCCTGCGCATGTTCCGCTACGTCCCCGACGGGCTGCCTGCCGGGCGCCCCGTCGTCGTCGCCCTGCACGGCTGCACGCAGGACGCGTCCGGCTACGGCACCGGCAGCGGCTGGCTCCAGCTCGCCGACCGGTGGGGATTCTCCGTCGTGCTGCCGCAGCAGCAGAGCGCCAACAACGCCTCGAACTGCTTCGACTGGTTCCAGAGCGGGGACATCGAGCGGGGGCAGGGCGAGGCCGCGAGCGTCGCGCAGATGGTGGACCGGCAGCTCGCCGACGTCGGCGGCGACACCTCGCGCGTGTACGTCACCGGGCTGTCCGCCGGCGGTGGCATGACCGCCGTGATGATGGCGGACTACCCGGAGAAGTTCGCCGCGGGCGGGATCGTCGCCGGGCTGCCGTACGGGTGCGCGCAGGCCGCCGGGTCGCCGTATGTGTGCATGTACGTCGGTGCCACGCAGACGGCGAAACAGTGGGGCGACCGGGTGCGTGCCGCCCGGCCCGGGTACGGCGGCCCCTGGCCCACGCTCACCGTCTTCCAGGGAACGGCCGACTACACGGTCAAGCCCGTCAACATGACCGACCTGATGAAGCAGTGGACCGATGTGCACGGCGCCGACCAGGCCGCGGACGTCAGCGACACCGTCTCCGGCTATCCCCACCAGGTCTTCCGCGATCCCGCCGGGAAGGCCGTCGTGGAGACTTACAGCATCACCGGCATGGGGCATGGGCAGCCTGTCGACCCCGGCAGCGGCACCGCGCAGTGCGGTGCCGCCGGGGCCTACCTCCTCGATGTGAACCTGTGCGCCGCCTACCGGCTCGGGCTCGCCTGGGGGCTCAGCGCAGGGTGA
- a CDS encoding glycoside hydrolase family 3 protein: protein MKGSKIPPLTRRRTPYVLALALIAGLGATVPAHAADPAYPFRNPDLPVSQRVDDLLNRLTLDEKISLLHQYEPAIPRLGIQSFRTGTEALHGVAWLGKTTVFPQAVGLASTWDPSLLRQVGSAVGDEARGFQQQRPAGWGLNLWAPVVNLLRDPRWGRNEEGYSEDPYLTGAISTAYGTGLTGGDPDHLKTAPTVKHFLANNNEVHRDTTSSELRPRVLKEYDEQAFRPAIAADAATGVMTSYNLVNGRPNTVDPALDDTVRGWTSKDLLNVTDAAAPGNLVGSQAYYGTQSEADAAALKAGVDSFTDNDADSGPTTTAVKSALSTGLLKESDVDKAAGHVLSIRVRLGEFDPGGGKYGSIDASVIDSPAHRALARKAATESAVLLKNDGSLPLKKTGSAAVVGPLADTLYTDWYSGTLPYAVTPKDGIESKLGTSVASTEGVDRIALKDTATGKYVTAGTGEAGAPLKETADSGTDAQFDVFDWGSGVVTLRSAANGKYVGYNWSNFVNDQTQPNGWYVQQQFKLERQDDGTYLLRYAGYETSESWWSNPVYLGPTGTDGTLGLVAKDQAAHYTKDVVRSGVDEAVAAVKGKDQAVVVVGSDPSINGREAHDRTDLALAPSQETLVKAVRAANPHTVVIVENSYPTTLGSLQKDAPALLWTTHAGQETGNALADLLYGDANPSGRLTQTWYRSDSDLPPILDYDIIKSDRTYQYFKGQALYPFGYGLSYTSFRYGELKRVGDGYEVAVTNTGGRAGAEVVQLYTHQRTSRDKQPLKQLKSFQRVSLKPGETRTVRLKVRPSDLAHWDVTRSKWVVESGTYDVLVGSSSSDIRARTAWQVKGETIPPRNLSKVTRAENFDDYSAVHLVDESKASGTAVSAASDGAWLKFADTQLAADAGEFGARVAGTSSGTVEVRLGSPTGTVVGTAHFAGTSSPYDYATVTAKLSGAAKGRTDVYLVLSKGVRLSTFTLR from the coding sequence ATGAAAGGCAGCAAGATACCCCCGCTCACAAGACGCAGAACCCCCTACGTCTTGGCTCTGGCCCTGATCGCGGGCCTCGGCGCCACCGTCCCCGCCCACGCCGCCGACCCGGCCTACCCCTTCCGCAATCCGGACCTCCCCGTCTCACAACGCGTCGACGACCTGCTGAACAGGCTGACCCTCGACGAGAAGATCTCCCTCCTCCACCAGTACGAGCCCGCGATCCCCCGCCTGGGCATCCAGTCCTTCCGCACCGGCACCGAGGCCCTGCACGGCGTGGCCTGGCTCGGCAAGACGACCGTGTTTCCGCAGGCCGTCGGCCTTGCCTCCACCTGGGACCCGTCCCTGCTCCGCCAGGTCGGCTCGGCGGTCGGCGACGAGGCACGCGGCTTCCAGCAGCAGCGCCCGGCCGGCTGGGGCCTGAACCTGTGGGCCCCCGTGGTCAACCTGCTGCGCGACCCCCGCTGGGGCCGCAACGAGGAGGGCTACTCCGAGGACCCGTACCTGACCGGCGCGATCTCGACGGCGTACGGCACGGGTCTGACGGGAGGCGACCCGGACCACCTCAAGACGGCCCCGACAGTGAAGCACTTCCTCGCCAACAACAACGAGGTGCACCGCGACACCACGAGCTCCGAACTGCGCCCGCGCGTACTGAAGGAGTACGACGAGCAGGCCTTCAGGCCCGCGATCGCGGCCGACGCGGCGACGGGCGTGATGACCTCGTACAACCTGGTCAACGGCCGCCCGAACACGGTGGATCCGGCCCTCGACGACACCGTCCGCGGCTGGACCTCGAAGGACCTGCTGAACGTCACGGACGCCGCGGCGCCCGGCAACCTGGTCGGCAGCCAGGCCTACTACGGCACCCAGTCCGAGGCCGACGCGGCCGCGCTCAAGGCGGGCGTCGACAGCTTCACCGACAACGACGCGGACTCCGGCCCGACGACCACGGCGGTCAAGTCGGCGCTGTCCACCGGCCTGTTGAAGGAGTCGGACGTCGACAAGGCCGCGGGGCATGTGCTGAGCATCCGCGTCCGCCTCGGCGAGTTCGACCCCGGCGGGGGCAAGTACGGCTCCATCGACGCCTCCGTCATCGACAGCCCCGCCCACCGTGCCCTGGCCCGCAAGGCGGCCACCGAGTCGGCGGTCCTCTTGAAGAACGACGGGTCGCTGCCGCTGAAGAAGACGGGCAGTGCCGCCGTCGTCGGCCCGCTCGCCGACACCCTCTACACCGACTGGTACTCCGGCACCCTCCCCTACGCCGTCACCCCGAAGGACGGCATCGAGTCGAAGCTCGGCACCTCGGTCGCGAGCACCGAGGGCGTGGACCGGATCGCGCTGAAGGACACGGCGACCGGCAAGTACGTGACGGCGGGGACGGGCGAGGCGGGCGCGCCCCTGAAGGAGACGGCGGATTCCGGTACGGACGCCCAGTTCGACGTGTTCGACTGGGGCTCCGGCGTCGTGACCCTGCGCTCAGCGGCGAACGGCAAGTATGTCGGCTACAACTGGTCGAACTTCGTCAACGACCAGACACAGCCGAACGGCTGGTACGTACAGCAGCAGTTCAAGCTGGAGCGCCAGGACGACGGCACGTACCTGCTCCGCTACGCCGGCTACGAGACCTCCGAGTCCTGGTGGTCGAACCCGGTCTACCTGGGCCCGACCGGCACGGACGGCACCCTCGGCCTGGTCGCCAAGGACCAGGCGGCCCACTACACGAAGGACGTGGTCCGCAGCGGTGTCGACGAGGCGGTCGCCGCGGTCAAGGGCAAGGACCAGGCGGTCGTCGTGGTCGGCTCCGACCCGTCGATCAACGGCCGCGAGGCCCACGACCGCACGGACCTGGCCCTGGCACCCTCACAGGAGACCCTGGTCAAGGCGGTGCGGGCGGCCAACCCGCACACGGTCGTGATCGTCGAGAACAGCTACCCGACCACGCTGGGGTCGTTGCAGAAGGATGCCCCCGCCCTGCTGTGGACCACCCACGCGGGCCAGGAGACGGGCAACGCCCTCGCCGATCTCCTCTACGGCGACGCCAACCCGTCGGGCCGCCTCACCCAGACCTGGTACCGGTCGGACTCGGACCTCCCGCCGATCCTCGACTACGACATCATCAAGTCGGACCGCACGTACCAGTACTTCAAGGGGCAGGCGCTCTATCCCTTCGGCTACGGACTGTCGTACACCTCCTTCCGCTACGGCGAGTTGAAGCGGGTCGGAGACGGCTACGAGGTCGCGGTCACCAACACCGGCGGCCGGGCGGGCGCGGAGGTCGTCCAGCTCTACACCCACCAGCGCACCTCCCGCGACAAACAGCCGCTCAAGCAGCTCAAGTCCTTCCAGCGGGTGTCGCTGAAGCCGGGTGAGACGAGGACGGTCCGGCTGAAGGTAAGGCCGTCGGACCTCGCGCACTGGGACGTCACCCGCTCCAAGTGGGTGGTGGAAAGCGGCACTTACGACGTCCTGGTGGGCTCGTCATCCTCCGACATCCGTGCCCGGACGGCCTGGCAGGTGAAGGGCGAGACAATCCCGCCGCGGAACCTGTCGAAGGTCACCCGCGCCGAGAACTTCGACGACTACTCGGCCGTCCACCTCGTCGACGAGTCCAAGGCGAGCGGTACGGCGGTGTCGGCGGCCTCGGACGGGGCGTGGCTGAAGTTCGCGGACACCCAACTGGCAGCAGATGCAGGCGAGTTCGGTGCACGCGTCGCCGGGACGTCGTCCGGCACGGTCGAGGTGCGCCTCGGCTCACCGACCGGCACCGTCGTCGGCACCGCGCACTTCGCGGGCACGTCGTCGCCGTACGACTACGCGACGGTGACCGCGAAGCTGTCGGGCGCGGCGAAGGGCCGTACGGACGTCTACCTGGTCCTGAGCAAGGGCGTACGCCTGTCGACGTTCACCCTGCGCTGA
- the smpB gene encoding SsrA-binding protein SmpB — protein sequence MYVPKESQPKQGGTAAKARDGEKGGKRKIVAQNKKARHDYAIVDTYEAGIVLTGTEVKSLREGRTSLTDGFVQIDQGEAWLHNAHIPEYHQGTWTNHSVRRKRKLLLHREEIDKLESKSQETGHTIVPLALYFSNGRAKAEIALARGKKEYDKRQTLREQQDRRESDRAIAAAKRKQRGQ from the coding sequence ATGTACGTACCGAAAGAGTCCCAGCCCAAGCAGGGCGGAACGGCCGCGAAGGCCAGGGACGGCGAGAAGGGCGGCAAGCGCAAGATCGTCGCCCAGAACAAGAAGGCCCGCCACGACTACGCGATCGTCGACACCTACGAGGCCGGCATCGTCCTCACCGGTACCGAGGTCAAGTCGCTGCGTGAGGGACGGACCTCGCTGACCGACGGCTTCGTCCAGATCGACCAAGGCGAGGCGTGGCTGCACAACGCCCACATCCCGGAGTACCACCAGGGCACCTGGACCAACCACTCCGTGCGCCGCAAGCGCAAGCTGCTCCTGCACCGCGAGGAGATCGACAAGCTGGAGTCCAAGTCCCAGGAGACGGGTCACACGATCGTGCCCCTCGCCCTGTACTTCAGCAACGGCCGCGCGAAGGCCGAGATCGCCCTCGCACGAGGCAAGAAGGAGTACGACAAGCGCCAGACCCTGCGCGAGCAGCAGGACCGGCGGGAGTCGGACCGGGCGATCGCGGCGGCGAAGCGGAAGCAGCGGGGCCAGTAG